DNA sequence from the Streptomyces canus genome:
CGGCGCTCGGGCAGTGGGCGGCGCAAGACGGGGCGAAGAAGGTGCTCGTCGTGCACAGCGACCCGGCGGCGTTCGTCAACGTCGCCAAGGAGATCGGCCCGGCCGCCCGCAAGACCGATCCGTCGGTCCGGGTCAAAAGCCTGTCGGTCAAGTTCCAGACCACCGACTACAGCCCGGTGATCAGCAAGGTGAAGCGTGAGAAACCCGACGCCGTCGTGGTGATCCTCGCCGCCGCCGAGGCCGCGTCCTATCTGAAGGAAGCCAAGCTGCAGGGGCTGTCGACCCCCGTGTACGGCTACGCTCCGGTCGCGGCACAGTCCACCCTCACCCTGGCGGGCAAGGCGGCCGAAGGTGTCAAGGCGGTGCAACTGGTGAAGTCACCCCACGACGGCGACCCGGCCATCAAGGAGTTCCGCTCCGCGATGGCGAAGTACGAGCGCGGGCAGCCGGCCGACTTCATCACCCTGTGGGGCTGGGCAGCGGCCAAGGCGTTCGTCGAGATCGCCCGGACCATCGACGGTCCGATCACGTCCGAGGCGCTGACCGCCGCGTACAAGAAGGCCCGAGCGGTCGACACCGGCGTCGCACCGGTCCTGAACTTCTCCGCGGAGCACCACCTCGGCACCCGCGACGTTCAGAAGGTCGTCGTCAGGGGCGGCCGTTGGGAGTCGCAGGGGGACTTCTTCACCCCGCCCTCCCGTGACGGAATCCCCGATCGCGACTGATACCCCCCGCGGCTGAAACCAGCCTTCCCCGCATGGAGAGGACTCCCATGGACGGCGTAATCCTCGACTACATGGCCCGTATGGACAGCGACGACCCCCGTCGGGCACTCGAACTCCTCGAGCCGGACTTCCGATTCCTGATCGCCCTGCCCGGCCGTGAGGCGACGGGAACCTCCAGGGACGACTTCGCCGACTACATCGCCGGCCGCAACGCCGTCGAGAGAGGACACACCATCCTCCGGCACAGCTCCGACGGCGATCTGGAGACCGTGTACGGAGTGGTCACCGAGTCCGGGAAGACCGTCGGCTCCTTCCTCTCGGCCGCCGTCGTCACCCCCGACGGGCGCATGGCCCGCTACCAGTCGTACTTCAGCACCACCTACGACCTCATCGACCGGCCGGACTAGCCGCGCCCCTCCCCGGCAGCCACCCACCCATTTCCGGGAGCCGACATGACCGACACCTCCACCGACGCCGCCCCCGCACCCTTCCTCACCGAGTGGTTCGACATCCTCGACAGTGACGAACCGACCCGGATCCTCGACCTGATCAGCGACGACTTCACCCTCTCCATCCTGTTCTCCACCGGCGACGGCAACGCGACCGACTTCGCCGGGGACCGTGCCGCCCTCGTCGGCTATCTCGAACAGCGAGAGAAGGGCACCCGCACCCACCATCTCCTGTCCGCGACCACCCTCGGCCAGGACGAACTCTTCCTCGGCGAGGTGCGGCGCGGGGGAGTGCCCGAGGCGAGCTTCGTCGCCGCGGGCCGGGTGGACGACCACGGACGTCTGCAGCGCCTGCTGATCGGCCGGTCGTCCGAGATCCGCTTCACCTGAACCGTACGACCGGATTCAGCTGCACCTGCAAGCTCCGCTTCGACCGGACACCCACGGAGGACCGCCATGTACAACCTCGTCCTGCTGGCCGCGAGGCCCCCGGAGTGGACCCACGAGCAGTTCATCGACTGGTGGCGCGGCGACCACGCGGAACTGACCTACCGCCTGCCCGGTCTTCGCACCTGGCGCCACACCGCGATCGACCAGGCGCTGGAACCCCGCTCGGAGGGCTGGGACGGGATCTCCGTACTCAGCTTCGACTCCCCGCAGGACCTGAAGAAGGCCCTCGCAAGCCAGGAGTGGGCGGACGCGATCGCGCAGGTCGGGGACATGAAGGGCCGCCGCATCGCGGTGATGGGGCACGAGGCGCAGCTGTTCGGCGGCTGAGACCACCGGAACCACCGGAGAGCGTCCTCCAGTCCCGTCGGCACGGTGCACGTCGGGCATGCACCACAGCGTTCATCACAGAGTTCACGACCGCGTTCATCACACAGTTCTTCACGGAGTTCGGCCGGCGTAGCGAGGAAGCGGGATGCGACAGGTAGTGCGGGAGTTCCAACAAAGGGCCGAGCAGGCGGACTTCGTCGCCGTCATCGACGACGAGGGCAGTCATATGGCGCGCGAGCTGCTCGCCGAGGCCGGGCGGCTCGCCGAGGCGATGTTCCCCGGCGGCCCGGGCGGCACGGTCATGCTCCAGGCCGACAACTCATGGCGTACCGTCGCCGGCTCCCTGGCCGTGGGACTGCGCGGCGGGGTCCTCGCGGTCGTCAACCGGCACACCACCCAGGCCGAGTTCGCCGCGGCCTACGAGGACATCCGTCCCGACGCGATCGTCGCCGAGGCTTCAGCGAGCGACGCATGGGGAC
Encoded proteins:
- a CDS encoding ABC transporter substrate-binding protein; this encodes MRRRTTRSLIAAATALLALAASACGTQGPAARDDVIRIGAWYPLTGAVASFGIPERAGADAYFKSVNARGGINGRKIDWVVKDNAFDPQQTVQIARRLVDQDGVVAIVATNGTAQSQATFPFVLEQSKVPVLNTLGGDASWYQPARDGLFGMQTLYEDQASALGQWAAQDGAKKVLVVHSDPAAFVNVAKEIGPAARKTDPSVRVKSLSVKFQTTDYSPVISKVKREKPDAVVVILAAAEAASYLKEAKLQGLSTPVYGYAPVAAQSTLTLAGKAAEGVKAVQLVKSPHDGDPAIKEFRSAMAKYERGQPADFITLWGWAAAKAFVEIARTIDGPITSEALTAAYKKARAVDTGVAPVLNFSAEHHLGTRDVQKVVVRGGRWESQGDFFTPPSRDGIPDRD
- a CDS encoding EthD domain-containing protein, whose protein sequence is MYNLVLLAARPPEWTHEQFIDWWRGDHAELTYRLPGLRTWRHTAIDQALEPRSEGWDGISVLSFDSPQDLKKALASQEWADAIAQVGDMKGRRIAVMGHEAQLFGG
- a CDS encoding nuclear transport factor 2 family protein — translated: MDGVILDYMARMDSDDPRRALELLEPDFRFLIALPGREATGTSRDDFADYIAGRNAVERGHTILRHSSDGDLETVYGVVTESGKTVGSFLSAAVVTPDGRMARYQSYFSTTYDLIDRPD